The Elaeis guineensis isolate ETL-2024a chromosome 12, EG11, whole genome shotgun sequence sequence TTTATCTTATGAGGATTGGCCATATATATCTCGCAGAAATCATCACCCACTGTGAATACAAAATGAGGAGTCTCATTCTTCCATTTACATTGTAGTTGCGCTTTGGAACCAAAATGCTTTGCAGCTGAAGTATACTCGTGGGAACATGCCGGCTTTGTATGTGCGCAAGAAACAAGTATTTTATCAGAAATTTTCAACTCAGAGTTCCATTTTTCAAGGTGTATTATATTGGTTTCAGGCTCTTGGGCTAAATTTCTACAGAGGCCAGAAGGAGAGCTAGTCAATTCTGAAGAATTGGTCTGTGTGAGATTGAATGAAATTGCTCTACCTGTGCTTGTGCTACAAACTGCAGCACCCAAATGGGAAACATGTGAGCTTTTCATTAGGGACCTTGTCTCGCCTGTCCTCTCCATTGAATCAGATACCCATTGTCCCAAAGGACTAACGATTAGATTTCCTGTCCCAGGTTCCAATGTGCATTCTACCGTATAATTTGCACTTTTTATTCTTCTATGGCGTTTTAAGCTTTTTATGAAAAACTCCATGGACCTCAGATTAACAGGGATCTTAAAAAAGGATGCTGTCCTATGGAAAATATTTGGTGAATCAGATGCTCCATACTCGGTGGCACCACAATATTGGGTGAGGTCCGTATCAAGACTAGaaaaattgatatgatctagAATGGTCAGTTCGTTGCTGCATGAACGTGCATTTTGGCTGCATCTTCGACTATTATCTGGCCTTCTTACATCAAGAATCAAAGAATGCTTACCAATCACCTTCTCAAACTCCTTGTGCTTTGATGCTGTGGTACctgaaagatcatcttcttcgagtCCAACATCATTATTTGAGTTAACAGGTGTAGCTTTTTCATCTTGAAGCACATCCTGATCATCCATATATATCTGGCCCATTGTCACACTCCAATGGGGTACTCTCAATTGCAATCCATGCGTGATGAACTTCTTCCCTTCCCTTTCATCTCATGACATGGATCTGCATAGGATCACATGGAAACTAAGTATCCCTCATGACATAATCAAGAAACTTAACACATGGTTTGTGTGCATGTGTACAACATCGAGCTACAGGGCAttacatttaaaaaataaaaccaGAATTTCATTGGCATTTGATCAAACTTCGAAGAACTACAAAGTACAGAAATCAAGGATTTCAACAAGGCAACTGCTTcagaaacttaaattttggatTATTTATTGGAGAACAGTATTGGAGGCTAGCAAGCATACCTAAATGAAGATTCCTGAGGTGCATGCCCCACCAACCAGACCCTATAGGATTGTCTATAGAGAATATAAAAACAAGGCTTGAAAAGCTGCATAGGGCCATTTGACAGGGATTATGATACCAAAGAAACCAAAAATCTTCATCACCATAGAACAAAGAATATGCCATTGCCTGTGCCTGTTGGCCTTATTTTATGCTTTGCAATCCACATGGAAGACTGGTGGCCCAGTGCTCCACAGACAAAAATGCTCTTTACATCAGACAACACATATGAATAAATTTTGGTTCATTGATCCCACCCATCACCCCAAACAGCATGCCTATTATAAAACAATAATGAAAAACGCCATAACTTTCTCTAGTAAAATGCACGTATATCCAAGGCCTTCACCCAACGTCCAACTTGGAGGCTTTTTGGTAATAAAAACATGAAATTATTGCACTGTGCCGCCTCTTAGGCTGGCACTAACTTAAAATTGAACAGATTAGGTATGTTATGCCATTGCTATCCTGTTTCGGTGGTCCACCCCTTTCATTAACTCAATACAGATTATTCAGTGTACTGTCCTAGAATTTAACTTAAATaatagcttttttttttccttcaaaataATTTGAAGCTAATTTAGTCGTTAGGCAAATAAATCAATAGTCAAGAAATTCTGCATATCAATTATTCTTCTTCCAAATTCTACTATCATTTCTTCCCTTGAAACGGGAAAAGGAGATATAACAtagccaaaaagaaaaaaggtCGAAGAGAAAAACAGCATAAGACTTCAATATAACAAGATATGGTccgactaaaatttttttaaaaaaaacgtgAATTCCTGCTGCAAAATTGGAtacttagagttttttttttaaattattatttctctatttagaagaagaagaaagcatgaGTGAAAACTTGTTAAAGAAAAAGTGGGGCAAATTAAAAGCAGAATTAAAACAAAAGGAACCGTACTCCTTACCTCCGCTCCAAAGCTCCCCCAATTCTGCAACCATCCGATAGAGAGGTCATACGAGTTCCTGGTATTAAGAAAGGAACCGTCAACAACACCAACGACCAAGCGAGAAAAgcgatgaagaaaaagaagagatcttttcttcctaaatcggcagggaagaggaaggaagggaagaaGTGACTTTGTGTACGACAGGAGAGATacagaagggagaaggagacggATGGAGACACCTTTCTTTTCCTCTGGTTGTTCTTCCTTCCTTCTTGATTTATTTCACAGTGGCAGGCAGGAACAGGGGATTAAACATTAAACGAAGGGAAAGGCGATAtctttcctcttcttccttcGCTGTTATAAGGAAAGACGAGTCCTTTCCTCTTCCTTCGTCGCCGTTCCCCGTTGTTTCTCTCTCGGGATTCTCACAGAAGCGTGACCAGAGCTGCCTTTAAGCATCCCAGCAGAAAACGTCGTCTCACTCCCACTGTTGGCAGTGGCAGCAGCAGAAGAGGAGGGAAGACGGGAGAGAAGCAAACAAACGAGACCGCGTCGTATTACATGTGCTCGTCGCCCATGTGAATCGAAGAACggaggagagagagtgtgtgttcgGCAATCGAAAACCGACCCCCTTGATTTCTCTTTGTTActgaaaaaatttaaagagcaaaaaaaaaagagaaaggagtgGGTCTCCGGTCTCCCTGACgtccctctatctctctctttggGCTTCGTCGTTGCCCGGACCACGGTGCCGCCTCTTCGGGGAGAGATTGGTGGTGGGCTCCACGCTTTCCTCCATCCACTTCTGGTCAAAATCTTGGGCTCGTGGAACCACCTAACGTGGAAACGAGGGGGCAAAGCCTTGCAAGGTCCATCCGGTTCTGTCAGTTGACCCGAGCCAGTGGTGTTCCTTTTGAACACAAACTCGTAGCAGTTGCGGTGGAAAACCAGCAATCATGTTGACAACTGACTCCATGGCTATGCAAGCGATTAAAATACTTCTTTAATGGAGAACCTAATTGTTGAGAGACCACAACTTACTTTCCATTCACAGGGAAGTAGCTGCTAAAAAAAATCCTCATCTTCGATGTGCCAGGAAAAGTACTCAAGATCTACTATGCCAGTTTCCACTTCATAGAAGCACATGATTACTATGATCCGTGGATCTTT is a genomic window containing:
- the LOC105055763 gene encoding uncharacterized protein isoform X2, which codes for MGQIYMDDQDVLQDEKATPVNSNNDVGLEEDDLSGTTASKHKEFEKVIGKHSLILDVRRPDNSRRCSQNARSCSNELTILDHINFSSLDTDLTQYCGATEYGASDSPNIFHRTASFFKIPVNLRSMEFFIKSLKRHRRIKSANYTVECTLEPGTGNLIVSPLGQWVSDSMERTGETRSLMKSSHVSHLGAAVCSTSTGRAISFNLTQTNSSELTSSPSGLCRNLAQEPETNIIHLEKWNSELKISDKILVSCAHTKPACSHEYTSAAKHFGSKAQLQCKWKNETPHFVFTVGDDFCEIYMANPHKIKSSIGEALDYIYLFHSMAGSKTEFRNCGANASDFVGKMKVSSSLILNANWSKIMETKFVLFAANSDHSREMQNSASALMKHKGLPKKEGGIFRPSHSPKHKSTCSNEIRPQSKGLSGELCPNEVSNYDKSDLVNHLESNCTPDLELAAIIIKDYLHDNSIETATGGWGLKFLEKATVSHADASLEPSLSFQSSEENHGRNGGEPAKRLNVLVPAGFHGGPITRIGGPSSLIERWRSGGHCDCGGWDIGCPLTILNNNSNSNNSIHSKSLPLEEQQEDCNSVNLFIEKSLS